A window of Kyrpidia spormannii genomic DNA:
TCCGAGAGGGTCTGGCCGGCCTGCTTTACTTCCACCTGGAGCATGGGCGAGAGCTGCACCACCGTGTGCAGGACAAAATCCTGGGGCACACCGGGCATGGAGATGACCAGGTTATAGTCCCCGGAGGGCAGAACGCCGGAGCCGAATTCGATCACCGCGGTGTTCGGCTGTCCGGATAACGTCCCGATTGTGGCGGACACGTTGTTCGCAATCACGTTGCCTTGAGCATCCTTGGCTTGGATCTTTATTTGGCTAAAATCGGGGGTCCCGGTGAAGTTGTTCAAAGACAGCGCCAAGTCGACAGGCGCCTGGGAGACGGTCCAAGGATCGGCGACAGGCATCGACTGGGCGGCCTGAACGGTGCTACCCGCCCAAGTCACTCCGAACAATTGCGCCGGATTACCCCAGTATGGTTGAGTGGTGTCCACGTAGGTGAACGCATAGTCGCCGACCGCAGTCTGGTTGGTCGTCCCGTTTACCGTCACCCGCAACTGGAGAGTGTGATCCGGCGCTGACCCCGGGAGGGTCGAAAGGGGTAGACTCCAGCCCCACACCTGAAGGGGGCTAGAAGCGCCCCACTGGGTCATCTCTTTGATCGTGCCGGACGCCGAGATAGAAGTGACGGGTTGGTATGGGCCGTTATCCACCGAGACTTCCACCGTGGGTGGAGTGGTCGCGGAGCCGGGTGCCGCCAATTGGCCCTTGACCGTGAGAGGCTGGGAGCCCGTCACCCGCGCTTTCTGCCCTGCCCACAGGGAGGTAACCTGGCCGTCGTTACTGGTCAGCGTCACACCGAAGGGGGCCGACTTCGTGGCGGGGTCGAGGAGGACCACCGACTTTTGCACGGCAACCGACCGCTGGGCGTTAGCCGCGACGATGGTGACCGGGGTTTGCCCGGGACTCAGTTTTAGGGTGGTCGTCCAGGTTTGTTTCGTCCCCACCGGCGACCCGAATACACTGGTTCCGTTCACAGTGCTCCGGGTGGCATTTTCCGTGTCGTACTGAAGACTGACCGGGCTGGATTCAACGGCGACGGTGGAATCCGAATCGATGTTCGTCCCCAGCACTTGAATATTGCTGAGGCGGGGATTGTTGAGAAAGTTGACGTAATACGTTTGTGATTGCACCTGAAGATTTCCCGAGGTGCCGAGAAAGGAAATCAGGTTGAGCCCCGGGTTCAGCACGACGCCTGGAAAGGTCGCCTGATTCCCTTGAATCTGGGGATTCTCATAGGTGTTGATCGCCTGGGAACCGTCGGGTTGCACCAGACATTTGATATCCACCACGTTGTTGAAGGTCACGGTCACATCCATGACCTTCGAATTCGTCGACAGGGCCGCATCGCTACTGGTGGGCAGATTCGCCGTCAGCGACCAGGTGTCGGCCAGGGCCCCCACCGGCGCCGCGGTGAGAGCCATCAGCCAGACCAGCAGCCATGCGACCCAGCGCACATTCCGCTTTTTCATGGCCTCCCCCTCCCTCAAAATATGTCATACTAAGCTTCAGCAGGGGAAGATCCCATCCCTGCCCGAGTGAGGAGGATCGCTCAGTGGCCGATCAGCTGTCCCAAGATTTACCCCGGGAACCGGGGACCACCAATCGCATATGGCTATGGATCTGGCTCGGTGCCTTGGTGCTCGGAGTCTCTGTGGCCCTTTGGTTTTATCGGGATGAGCTTTGGCATATCCTGGACGTGATTCGGCACGCCTCGCCCGCCGGGACCCTTTTGGCGGTGGCGTGCGAGACGGGGTTCCTCCTAACTTACTGGGATCTGGTGGGCCGGCTGTACCGGGCGGCGGGCACCCCGGTGCCGCGAGGGGCATTGTTTCGCCTGCTCCTTGTCTCCGGTGTCGTCGACCGGTTGCTTCCAACCGCCGGCACCAGCACCATCGCCGTCCTGGCGGTGGCCGGGGCCCGATGGGGGGTCACTTGGGCAAGTACATTGTGGATGATGGGCTTGTTTACTTCCCTGGGGCTGGTGGCGACTTTGTTGATTGTGGCCCTGTCGGTGGTCCTTTTGTCCACCTTTGACATTCCCTTGCCGCCCTCCATTCATCAGGCGTTGCTCGTCGGCCGGTGGGCGGCGATCGGCGGCGTGGTGCTCGGGGCGGGGTTCCTATGGACACCGGTTCGCCGCCGGGCGGTCCGGCGAATCGTGCATTGGATCGGCGGGTTGATCGATTGGTGGAAAGCTCACGAACCCGCCTGGTGGAAGCGATGGCGGGCCCGGCGCAGGCGCCGGACAAGCACGGGTTCCCCAAATGCCGGGGCCGCGGAACTTTTTGGCGGGATCTCTCCGACCCAAGCCACCCCGGCCCCGGCCTCCCCCGGGGTACCCCGTCGGCGGCGCAGAATCTGGGACCCGGAGGAGCGGTTTCGCGCCTTTGAGGCCACTTGGGAGCGAATCCGAAAAGAACCCGGATTGTGGGGCGTTGCGCTGGCCGAGAATCTTCTGCTCTACGTGCTGCGCATCGGCACCTTGGCTTCCTTCATGTCGGCTTTGCACATTTCGTTGCCCTGGCACCACTTGATCGCCGGATATGGCCTTGTGGTCCTTCTGGTCAACTTGTCGGCCCTGCCCTTTTCCCTGGGAATCTTCGAAGTGTCCATGGCCGCCCTGTACCACTGGTTGGGCGTCCCCTGGACCCAGTCCTGGGCGTTGACCTTGGCGTATCGGGGGATCACCTTCTGGTTGCCGATTCCCCTGGGACTGCTGGCCATGGTGAGGTGGCCCGGTCAGCCGCCGTCCCCGGGTGCCGGGTCTTATCGAAACGCCAGGGAGCCATCGGAGTAGTGAGCCTCAGAGCGAAGTGGGCGGTGAAAGCAAAATGAAAATGGTGGGTTTGGCGTTGTCCGGAGGAGCCGCGGCGTCGGCGGCCCACGTCGGGGTCATACGGGCTTTCGAAGAAGCCGGGTATGTCATCACCCATATGTCGGGTACCTCGGGAGGCGCCCTGGTCGCCGGGCTGTGGGCCGCCGGGTACGAGAACCGGGAGTTGCGGGGCCTCCTCGATCGCTTGGAGCGGCGGCATTTTGATGTGGACTGGAGAAGACTCGCCCGGCGGCGGCTCCTCCGCCAACGAGGGGAATGGCTGGGGTTTTTTCGTGCATCCCGTTTGGAACGATGGCTTGCCTCTCTCACGGATTTTCGTATAATGCGGGATCTTCCCCGCCCCGTCGCGCTCTCCGCCGTGGATCTCAGCCGGGGACGGGAAGTGATCTTCGCGTCCCGCCCCCTTGGTGACGTGCTGCCCCCTCGAACTGACGGGTCATCGGAGGACGCACCGGGTCATGGGAAGGACGGGACCCCCTTGGAACCGGCAACGGAAAGGCAGATCAAGGACGCCGATGGGGCTGAATCGGCCTTTCGTGGACCAAGGGGCCTGCACTGGGAGGTTATTCAAGAGATTCCGGCTTCTCTCGCCCTCTTGGCCAGTTCAGCCGTCCCGGTGATTTTTCAACCGGTGGTATGGAAAGATCGGGTTTTCGTGGATGGGGGACTGCTCGACAATTGCCCGGTGGCTCCCCTTCGGGCGCTCGGGGCCCCGGCTGCGGTGGCGGTGGATCTCGTCAGCCCTTGGGGTTGGCGGCCTCAGCGGCGGTTCGACGGCCCGATCTCCATTCTGTTTCGCTCCGTGAACGTGATTTTGGCCCATCAGAGCCGTACGGCTCACCTCGCCGCCGATTGGGTCATCCATCCCGAAATCCCCCCCATCGCCGTGAACGACTTCCGTCGCCTGGGCGAAATCGCCGATGCGGCTTATGAATGGACTTGTCGAACTTTGGAGAAACAGCGAGAAGGATAACGGATATTCTTCCCCCAAGGCGCATATAATGATACATTGAGTGTGGAGATAGGTCTGTGTCAGTGAGGTGACGAATATGCCGGGAAATTGGGACGAAGATGAGTGGGGATTTCGCCTCTGTCAGGTATTGGAGATTCGCTACCCCATCCTGGAAGGGGGGTTGGCCCACGTCGGAAATGGCCGGTTGGCGGCAGCGATATCTGAAGCCGGAGGTTTCGGCCAGGTGGGATCGGCGGGACGCAGCCCGGAACAGTTTGCCGAAGAGATTACATTGGCCGCGTCCTTGACCACAAAACCCTTTGGTGTGAACATTCCCATCAGCGAACGAAAAGATAATCGCCCTTATTTTGACGTTATCGATCAACATCGCCGCGCCATCGCTGCGGTGAGCTTATCGGCGGGCAATCCCCGGCCTCTCATTCCGCAATTTAAAGAAATGGGACTTCGGGTGATCGTGCTCACCTCCACCGTCTCCCAGGCCCTGAAGGCGGCCGAGGGGGGAGCCGACGTCGTGGTGTGCGAAGGGTTTGAAGCGGGCGGCCACAACGGCCCGGCGGAAATCACGACGATGGCGCTCGTTCCCCAGGTGGTGCGGGCCCTCCGGGAGAGGGGCCGGGATGTGCCGGTGGCAGCAGCGGGGGGGATTGCGTCGGGGGAACAGATGGCGGCGGCTCTCATGCTCGGCGCCGACGGGGTCCAGATCGGCACGCTGTTTGTCGCCACGGAGGAATGTGAAGCCCACCCGGCCTATAAGCGCACCCTGGTGGAGGCCGGCGATGAAGCGACCGTGGTCATCGAACGGAGTCAGGGGCGGGTGACCCGGGTGTTGCGGAGTCCTTTCACAGAGAGAATTCTCGATCTGGAGAAACAGCGACCGTCTATGGAAGAGTTGTTGCCCTTTATCGTGGGGAGGAACAACCGGATTGCGGCCATTGAAGGGCATATGGATGAAGGGTATGTCAACGCCGGCCAGGGAGTGGGACTGATTCACTCGGTCCGGTCCGCCGGGGACGTGGTCCGGGACCTGGCAGCAGAGGCTGCCCGGGTGTTGCGGCGGGGTCCCACATGGGCCGAATGGCTGGAAGGGGTCGACGGGGTTCGTCCAGTATGAAGGCATACGACGTATTCTGGAGGGGATTGTGGTGGAACGCAATAGTTTGGCGTGGGTCCATTGGGAGCAATTAGGGGAAATCGTGCACCGAGGTGTGGGGAAAGAACTGGATTTTGACCAATTGTCTCGGGTGATTAAGGAGATCTGCGGCCTGCAGGGCCACTGGTGCGGAACGTTGGCCTATGGGGATTTTGACCGGGGAGATTACGGATTGCAAACCCGGCTGCTTCAGGTCGGGATTCAGCCCCGGCACGTGGCCGCCCGGGAGGCAGGAGAATTTCACCGGGACGCCGTCGCCCTGGAGTTGTCCTTGGATGCGCTCGAAAGTGTACATACGCTCCCCCACATCACCGATCATTTGTTTGTGGGTGGAGACATCAGCTGGGTGCCGCTTTTCCGCAGGTTGACCCAGCACGGGAAACATATTCATTTATGTGGCTTTCAAAGTTATACTCACCGGGCGCTGCGGGAATGGGCGGAAACCTTCACCGCCCTGGACCACCGGGAGGAAATCACCCGGGACCGGATTCGGGAAGCGGGGCCGCAGATCTCAGAAGGAGATCTGGAACAGGTCATTCACGTCCTGGCTGGAATGCAGGAACGGCTTCCCTTTGTGGGGTTTGGTTTGTTGCAGCGGGAACTGACCCGGCGCTACCCTTACCGCTTCGGGTTTGAAGACATTCTGAACGCAGCGAAGAATGAAGGGATTCTTGAGGTCTACAAAGTGCCGAATCCGAACAACCCAGATTTCCCCACTACCGCCGTGCGTCTGAATCGGGAGCATCCTTTGGTGCGGGAGACTTTGGGGGCGGAGGCACTCAACGCTTTAGAAGAGTTGCGGGGATTCGGGGATGGGACGGAAAGTCCCGACGAAGACTATATGGATGCAGACCCCGGTGAATTCGATCAACGGGACGACTGAAACCTTTTGACCAGCAGCGTGTGTCCTTGCCTGCCGGTGAGCGACCGGGGCACCCGGGCCGGCGCGGACGCGCCGGTGCCTGCTCCAGAAACCCGGGAAGCCGGCCATTGTTCCGACCGGCCGGCTGGCCCCGGTTCACCGCTACGGCGCTGTGGCCCGAATCCGCCGCCAAGGTGGCCAGGGCCATAGCGCCCAGTCGTCTTTGGTGAAAGCTTTCGTTCCTCCTCTATCAAATGTTACCAACACCGTTCCGGCGGAAGATGAAAGGACCCGCCCTTTCCCATAGCGGAGGTGCCAAATCCGATCCCCGTCGTCAAAATATTTGATCACGGACTCTCCCCCCTCTGCTTGCACCATCAGGTATGTGCCGGGGCCGGTCGACTTATGCGCCAGACCTTGAGGCTTGTCGAAGGCGATCAGAAAAAGTCGAAAGTCTGTATATTTCAATATATAGCCTTCACCGACAAACCGTTGTATAATACCTCCGTATGCAAGCGGCAAGACCCTACTCGCGCATCTGGCCATCTTTTGTTTTAAGGAGGGAATTATGCATGTTGGTGGTGGCGGACCAGATCAGCCAGCTTCGGGCCGAATTGGTCCAGTTGTTCGAACAGTGCAATGGGCGTTTAACCGATCCTCAGATGGTGAGAAAAAGCCAACAACTCGACCATCTGGTGGTGTTCGTTCAGAGGAGGCGCCTCGAAGAACACAATCAGCAATGTATCGCGACCTGAGGCGAATGTTGGCATAGGGGATCGAAACGCCCGACCTATCTCGACCAAAACAGCCATGGCACGACCCGGAGGTCGAAATCCGGTACGTGGCGACGATGCTTCTTTTGGTCGTTGTTCATCGACTGGTCCGCTGATTGTCCTGAAAGATTCCGGTTCCGCCCACGAACCGAGCTCCGAGTTCCTGCGATACATATGCCTTATGCGGGCATGTCGTCCGTCGGCAGTCGCGGTCAAGGGCACAGGAGGTGTCGGGAGCTTTAACCGAACAGTCGTGGTCAGGGGAAGACCAGGGGGAGGAATCGACGCAATCTTAAAGGCGTGACGCGGGTGGGCAGTCAATTCGGCAATCGTTTCGGCGGATGTCGGCCAAAAACCGGCGCCGCCGTTTTTGTCTCCCTGCGGACATGCCAATAGAGACAATATGGATGGGGTGAAGACGGTGACGGCGGCGATGCGACCTGGGACGTCGATTTTGATCGTGGGGGCCATGGGGGTCGGAAAGACGACCACCGCCCAGGTTCTGGAGCAAAACTACGGGTATCGCAGGTATTCTCTGGCCGAGCCGATCCATCGGGTGGTGGAGACAGCGTTCCCTTGGCTGAAAGATGAAGCCAAATCGATCCGCCGGACTTACTTGCAGAGAACCGGCGCGTTTTTACGCAGCTTCGTGCCCAACCCGATTCTCCGACATGCAGAGGCGGCGTTGGAGAACAGCACTGGCCCCCTGGTCATCGACGACGGACGGACAGTGGAAGAGGCGGAGTGGGCGCGGGAACGGGGCATGGCGGTGGTGGTCCTGACCTGTGAAAACGATGAACGTCGCCGGCGGCTTTTGGCCCGGGACGGGGCGCTCCCCGGCCCCATCGCCTTTAAAGATGCCACCGAGCAGGAGTGGACCCGGGTTCAGGCACCTCGGGTGGATACCACCCATCTCAGCCCTGCCGAAGCTGCCCTGGCCCTTCTGTCCGCCATCGATCATTAAAGGGCCACGGCGGTAAACCGAACGAGTTCCAGATCGGACGAGTTCCAAAGTGGAGGCACCACCCGGCCCCCGAGGTGGAGAATCCGCATCCATCGATCCCCTGGCCATCAAACGTACCGCCGGGGAACCCGTTTTCCGATCCCACAGAGAATCTCGTACGAAATGGTATCGAGCAGACGGGCGTGATCGTCGGCGGTCCAGCTCTCCTCCCCGTCGCGACCGAGAACAGTCACGACATCCCCGGAGCGTGCCTCGGGAATGTTCGTAAGATCGATCATGGTCTGGTCCATGCACACCCGTCCCACAATGGGCGCCCGCCGGCCGTGAACCAGCATGTACCCCGCATTGGACAATCCCCGGCGTAGCCCGTCCCCGTACCCCACCGCCACCGTACCGATGCGCCGGCGGGCCGGAGCGCGGTACGTGCAGCCATAACTGACCGTCGCGCCAGGCTCCACCCATTTGACATACACCAGGCGGGCCATCCAGCGGAGGGCCGGGCGGAGTACAACGGGCGCCTTCCACCCCGGATTGGGCAGGTAGCCGTACAGTCCGATCCCCACCCGGAGGGCGTCGTAGTGGGCTTCGGGCAAGCTGAGAGCCGCCGCCGTATTGGCCGCGTGAATAAGCGGGGGGCGCATGCCGTGGCTCTCCAAGGCTTTGACCCAGTGGTCAAAGCGACGCCACTGGCCCCGGGCATGGGTGAGATCTTCGGCGTCCGCCGCGGCAAAATGGGTAAAGGTGCCCCGAATCTCCACTTCGGGCACCTTGTTGAGCTCGGCCGCCCACTTCAGCGCCTGGTCCGTATCCCGCCAACCGATGCGCCCCATGCCCGTGTCGATTTTGATGTGCACACCGGCCCGTTTGTGCAGTTCCCTGGCGGCCGCTGCCAATGGGGGGATGTGGGCGGGATCGAAAACCGCCACCTCGAGATCCGCCGCCACCAGCTCCCGGGCAGTTCCGGGGTCGATCCACCCGAGGATCAGGATGGGGACGCGAATGCCCGCTTTCCGCAGGGCGAGCCCCTCCTCCAACCGGGCCACCGCCAGGCGCCGGGCGCCGGCCTCCAAGGCCGCTTTGGCCACCGGCACCGCGCCGTGCCCGTAGCCATCCGCCTTCACCACCGCCATGATCTCCGCGTCCCGGGTCAACTGGCGAAAGGATTCAACATTGTGACGGATGGCGGATATATCCACATCAGCCCAGGTGAGCGCCCCGTCTTCAAACCCTTTCATGCCCGATCCCCGCCCACCGAACGGCCGGCCACCGCGGCGGTGAGCAGGCCGTACACCACTTCGTGGACCGGCGCGGGCACCCCGTACTCCCGGGCCATCTCCACCAAGGCCCCCTGGAGGTGGTCGATTTCCACCGGCCGCCCCGCCCGAAGATCTTTGGCCATGGAGGCGAGCATCCCCGGTTCGAACCCTTCCGCCCGTCGCATCACCGTTTCCACGGCATCATCGGGCATGGAGATTCCCCGGGCCCGGGCTGTGGTCACCGCCTCCTCCACCAGGTGCTGAAACACCGCCCGGGACGACCCGTGGCCCAGCACCACGCCGATCCCCGCTCCGGTCAGGGCCGTGGTGCCGCTCACCGCCGTGATAAAGGCGTATTTGTCCCATAGGGCGACCTCGATGGCCGAACTGGGGTGAGACCCGATTCCCGCCCTGCGAAACGCCTCGTCCAGGGCTTCGATGCGCGGAGTGATCACTCCGCTCCACTCCCCGAAGGTAATGTCCTGCACCCGGCTGCTGCGGTGGATTACGCCGTCGTCGTCCAAGTAGCTTTCCACGTGACACAGGCCGCCGATCACCGCATCGTCCCCGTACCGGCGGCGAAGGATGTCCATATGGCGCACGCCGTTGAGCAAGGGCAGTACCGCCGCCCCCCGCTGGACCAAGGGATCCAGGTTGGACCAGACCCCTTCGGCATCGTAGGCTTTGACCGTCAACAACACCACATCGGCATCGACGCCCTCGGCAGACTCCACGGCTTTTACCGGCCCGCTCCAGTGCCCATCGGGACTTTGAATCACCAGCCCCTTATCTTCCAGTTGACGACGCCGCCGGGACCGGACAATGAAAGTGACATCCTGCCCCGCCTGGACCAGCCGCCCGCCAAAATACCCGCCAACCGCTCCGGCCCCGATTACCGCAAAACGCATCTACAGTCCCCCCACGCCATCGGATACGGATCTCTTCGGGACTATTGTACCTCAGAAGGAAACTGGGCGCATGGGGAGAGACGGGAAGGGCAGGTCCAGAAAACGGCACCGGGTCGGAGGAGGGCACCAGTCATTTGGACCGCCCGGTGGTCGCCAAGCCCTCAAAAAAGAAGGCGGCCATTCGCGGTGGTGATGCCGCAAATCGCCGCTGGCTATCATGTGTAGAGCAGAAACGAGAGCCGCTATCCCGCTCGGTGCAACGTCTTGAAGTTCTGAGCAGACGCGGAAGAAGTGGCTGCCCCGGTTCCGCCCTTTGTCCCTGTCCCTGTGTCAACTGACCCACCCTGGTTCGTCGTTCCAGAACCTGGCAAGCCGTTCCCTCCCGTGCCGCCACCTCCGCTCGTCCCACCGCTTCCCGCTTGAGAGCCACCCGCAGGCCCGGGTTGTCCCGATCCGTTACCTTTTTCATTGCCGCTGTTCCCCGACGGCCCACCGTTATCTGTAGACGGCTTGTGATTGGTCGGCGTGGTCGTCCCCTGATCACTCGAATTCCCGGACTCCTGGGCCGGGGCCGAGGGCTCCGGCACGGGTTGAGGAGCCGGGGCCGGTTGGGGGGCAGGAGCCGCCACCGCCTTCGTGGTGGACTTGGCCGGCCCGCCATTCTTGTACAGGTTCCAGTAATAATCCTCCGACGCCGAAGCCGTCAAGGTACTGGCGTCGGCCATGCCCAACATCCGGTGCACCGTCTGCCGGCATGCCGCCACATGAGGAATCAGCACCGCCTGGCCGTCCACATACTCTGGGAGAAGATCCTGGTTTTGGGGGATCTGGGCGGTCTGCACCTGGCTGATGTCCACCCCCCGCATCAAACCGGCCAAACGAATCATGTCCCCAAAGTTCATATTGGTGCGCACATAGGGCTCCATGGCCTGAAGAATAATCGGCAACTTCGCGATGGACGAAGGAGCCTTCAACCGGTTCGCCAACGCCAGCAGGAATTCCCGCTGCCGCTGGGTCCGGCCAAAATCGGACTCCGCATCGTGGCGAAACCGCACATACATCAGGGCGTGGGCGCCATCAAGATGCTGATACCCGGCCTTGAGGTGGATGTCGTAAACGCCGTCGTCCACGTAGTTCATGGATTTCTCGACGTTCAAATCCACGCCGCCCACGGCGTCCACCACTTTTTCAAACCCGACAAAATCGGTCACGACATAGTAATGAATCGGTATCTGCAGAAAATCTTCCACCGTTTTTACGGCCAGCTGCGGTCCACCGAACGCATAACCGGCGTTAATCTTCTCGTATCCATATCCGGGAATCTTGTACCAGGTATCGCGCATGATCGAAAACATCTGCGCCGTTTTGGTCACCGGGTCTACACTGACCAACACCATCGTGTCTGAACGGGGATGGGGGTCGTGGTTGCGATTGTCCACTCCCATCATCAGGATGTTCACACGCTCCGTCCCCGTCCACTGGGGCAAATCCGCGGACTCGCCCTGGATTGCCCCTACAAAATGCCGGATCGACCACACGTAATACCCGCCGGTGCCGAGAACGAGGACGAGAAGCACCGCTGCGGCGATCCACAGCCAGCGTCTTCGTTTTGCCAAATTCCGAGCCTCCCCGGGAGGATTTCGCCACTACAGCACATCTAGGGGGCCACACGGTCTGCTGTTACCTGCAGCCTTCTTCAAGTTGGTTCTCGTCTATTATTCTCGTCTGGAGGCACCTTGTCAATAGTAGTTGTGTTGCCGGCAACACCGTATGTTGCCGGTGTGCCGCCGCAACATCCCCCGAATCAGGCCAAACGCGCCCCTACCCCTCGGCGAATCTTCAGGGACGGCCTGGACCTTCCGCGCCCATACCATGCCCCGCCCGGCGGCGCACAAACTGATACGCAATCACCAAGATCGCAAACCATGCCAAAGCCACATAAAAAGCCACCCGAGTATCGGGATCGAACAACAGCAAGACCACCACCAGGGCCAGGAAAGCCAGACCAATCCAGTTCGTCACCGGGGTCCCGGGCATGCGGTATTTGACCCCCTGCACCTGGCCGGCAGCGACCCGGCGGCGATAGGCCATATGAGCCACGAGAATCATGCCCCAGGTCCATATCGCCCCTTCAGCCCCCAGGCTCGTCACGTACGTAAACACTTGCTGAGGCACCACATAATTGAGGATCACCCCGACGAGCATCACCGCCGCAGAAGCGGCAATGGCCGTCGCCGGCACCCGCCTGGAACTGAGACCCTGCAGAAACCGGGGCGCTTGGCCGTACTGCGCTAACGAATAGAGCATGCGCCCAGTGCTAAACACTCCGCTGTTGCACGATGACAACGCCGCCGTCAGGACGACGAAGTTGATGAGATCCGCGGCGGCTGGGAAGCCGATCCGCTGAAAAGTAAGCACGAAGGGGCTATTTTGAGCATCGAGCTCATTCCACGGATACAGGCTCATAATGATCAAAAGAGCCCCGACGTAGAAAATCAGAATCCGCCAGATGATCTTATTGGTCGCCGCCGGGATCGTTTTCGACGGATCCCGGGCCTCACCGGCGGTCACCCCGATCAACTCCACGCCCACGTAGGCAAACATGACCATCTGCAGGGCGAGGAGTACACCGCTGATCCCCGTCGGGAAAAATCCCCCGTGGCTCCACAGGTTTGAGAATCCCACCGGCTCCCCATGGTTCCACACCCCAAACAGGATGATCAACAAGCCGACCACAATCATCGCGACGATGGTGACCACCTTGATCAGCGCAAACCAAAACTCGAACTCTCCGTAAGCCCCGACGGCAATCAGATTGACCAGAAACATGATCACCAGCGCGATCAATGCCGGCAGCCATTGGGGCACCGCGGGAAACCAATATCGTACATAGACCCCCACCGCGGTAATTTCGGCCATCGCTGTGGTGATCCACATGAACCAATAGGTCCACCCCGTGATAAATCCGGCCCAAGGGCCGACAAATTCCTCGGCGTATGTACTGAACGACCCCGCCACGGGCTTGTACAAGGCCAGTTCGCCCAGTGCCCGCATGATCAGGAAAATGACGAGTCCACCCACCAGGTACGAAATGGTTAAAGCCGGCCCCGCCAAATGAATCGCCCGGGCTGACCCCAGAAACAATCCGACACCGATGGCACCGCCCAAAGCGATCAGTTGCAAATGGCGTTCTTTGAGTCCCCGAACTAACTCCGACTCTTCGGGCATCTGTTTTCATCCCCCTTTGAAGCATTCCCCCGCCCTTCTACGGTAGTTTGTACCCGCACGGCCCAAATCTTGTCAACCGGCGCCCTCCGGGCGGTTCGCAAGCTCCTCCGCCCTGAACGAAAGCCTCCGGTCTTCACTGAATGAAAGCCGACGCGGGGGCGGGTCGACTGAACAGATACCCTTGACCCCACTCGACGCCCAAATTCGATACCGCCCCACACATCTCCCGGGTCTCGATGCCCTCCGCCACCAACATGGCGCCGACGGTGCTCGACAGCCTGGCCAGACTGCGGATAATCTCCCCGGCCCACGTCCCGTTCGCCGCCGCCCGGGTGAACACCATGTCCATCTTTAGCACGTCCGGACGGACGTGCAGCAGCCATTCGAGGCTGGCATACCCACTGCCCACGTCGTCCAGGGCCACCTTCGCCCCCGTCCGGTGGATCTGGTCCACTACCCGTTCGAGCTGGACCAGGTCTTTCACCGCCGCTTGCTCGGTGATCTCCACCGTC
This region includes:
- a CDS encoding ketopantoate reductase family protein — its product is MRFAVIGAGAVGGYFGGRLVQAGQDVTFIVRSRRRRQLEDKGLVIQSPDGHWSGPVKAVESAEGVDADVVLLTVKAYDAEGVWSNLDPLVQRGAAVLPLLNGVRHMDILRRRYGDDAVIGGLCHVESYLDDDGVIHRSSRVQDITFGEWSGVITPRIEALDEAFRRAGIGSHPSSAIEVALWDKYAFITAVSGTTALTGAGIGVVLGHGSSRAVFQHLVEEAVTTARARGISMPDDAVETVMRRAEGFEPGMLASMAKDLRAGRPVEIDHLQGALVEMAREYGVPAPVHEVVYGLLTAAVAGRSVGGDRA
- a CDS encoding LCP family protein; translation: MAKRRRWLWIAAAVLLVLVLGTGGYYVWSIRHFVGAIQGESADLPQWTGTERVNILMMGVDNRNHDPHPRSDTMVLVSVDPVTKTAQMFSIMRDTWYKIPGYGYEKINAGYAFGGPQLAVKTVEDFLQIPIHYYVVTDFVGFEKVVDAVGGVDLNVEKSMNYVDDGVYDIHLKAGYQHLDGAHALMYVRFRHDAESDFGRTQRQREFLLALANRLKAPSSIAKLPIILQAMEPYVRTNMNFGDMIRLAGLMRGVDISQVQTAQIPQNQDLLPEYVDGQAVLIPHVAACRQTVHRMLGMADASTLTASASEDYYWNLYKNGGPAKSTTKAVAAPAPQPAPAPQPVPEPSAPAQESGNSSDQGTTTPTNHKPSTDNGGPSGNSGNEKGNGSGQPGPAGGSQAGSGGTSGGGGTGGNGLPGSGTTNQGGSVDTGTGTKGGTGAATSSASAQNFKTLHRAG
- a CDS encoding amino acid permease produces the protein MPEESELVRGLKERHLQLIALGGAIGVGLFLGSARAIHLAGPALTISYLVGGLVIFLIMRALGELALYKPVAGSFSTYAEEFVGPWAGFITGWTYWFMWITTAMAEITAVGVYVRYWFPAVPQWLPALIALVIMFLVNLIAVGAYGEFEFWFALIKVVTIVAMIVVGLLIILFGVWNHGEPVGFSNLWSHGGFFPTGISGVLLALQMVMFAYVGVELIGVTAGEARDPSKTIPAATNKIIWRILIFYVGALLIIMSLYPWNELDAQNSPFVLTFQRIGFPAAADLINFVVLTAALSSCNSGVFSTGRMLYSLAQYGQAPRFLQGLSSRRVPATAIAASAAVMLVGVILNYVVPQQVFTYVTSLGAEGAIWTWGMILVAHMAYRRRVAAGQVQGVKYRMPGTPVTNWIGLAFLALVVVLLLFDPDTRVAFYVALAWFAILVIAYQFVRRRAGHGMGAEGPGRP
- a CDS encoding EAL domain-containing protein; translation: MNREVIAQSQHVYQPIVHLASGEVAGYEALVRGPADLGLSSPLQLFQWAEDQGIAEQLDVALFPKALEGAPPGRVFVNVRASTLANYGERVVEHLREVGGHRVTVEITEQAAVKDLVQLERVVDQIHRTGAKVALDDVGSGYASLEWLLHVRPDVLKMDMVFTRAAANGTWAGEIIRSLARLSSTVGAMLVAEGIETREMCGAVSNLGVEWGQGYLFSRPAPASAFIQ